From the genome of Torulaspora globosa chromosome 2, complete sequence, one region includes:
- a CDS encoding uncharacterized protein (ancestral locus Anc_1.90), which yields MMASRATVGRIKKFVRWWQHHFPCDRILAQRITKSTVNSTVAFIFCLIPKVRDHLGTEPAMLPLISVMVHPGRRVSGTIQGAIYCMTGLVFGLAYAIFGRFLAQRCLGSTWNTLSEPEQYAMHYERLQAALAILAVFETLMLFFHGWMRSVSHHYFGIVFPLFLVVHFTFMAPLTESSGVIAQSFSSPFYLGIAMSIFWNLTLFPEFGSTFLGNATIDTLNEVHKAIDESVRFFVSMDNRENDDLYNGPPITLSKLVKMKSTISKKVGNCLLVLDECIYEISYSYLSPLQLKPIIDLLKPLNMYINGLVNACQLEFILLGSQQNIEGDTMDIDTNKEILYADAAKLLKILERMKQPVYELHRYMSECIYISKLILSYAYDVDLGRVDTNGMFADMNLPTYNHREELPEDFNVDEHINKLTAALVEFDVTFREEMIHLDIDLLNPNDEMFLLSSFLMNFKQSTQSVISILEHVKNIYSTRKAREEKGWIRGKSLWSTFLSDKRSFKIWLKGGRPTSNVITENESLKGTFDYDQYNALGGLAVRRPSNEEDDLLGQKRSTAAASSNNQDSKQLPVSTRDIGDSSLPATKANKKIGYKYLSYYLTMFLISADKFYRKSKAHFRFGFQVAIALMLASFPMFVPKIRHWYVEYRGTWIGFVCILCLEPSVGGTFWVFFLRAVGVISGSAWAYLSYVAGVNQTNPYLETIVTIFGAVPGFYFLLGTPYVKAAIIQIISIYIVMLAAILPSSNKGGILVSFAKRCLAVGYGGLIALVVQLTFFPIKARDQLNEEIAFVCGCISEMELLYASGLEGESLKISMTDDRYQKFNRISQSAKSALGRAEAYKGLTRQEPRLKGEYTELENVFSQIIFVQRQILDRMDNVALLRKQYGSGVIEELNSVVYPYRRQMVASLSNCMRAIQEAFLNKTPLPQFLPSARVAHRRLINMVSRALHNRYRNQLEALKPRVVVDKFRDDESSDVEEGLMMKTKNNRDRSRNTLPPHEYALKEKFLSWNASSAATEEVIEYVEELLDLTKILVGINEFKYGFLSRPLYEDWAAEAVVGFNNFVKAGVSKKSVSENESGDVNSAISEEEEISSGSSTSRAEGEQPVAFNSKYTENNGINLARIASHKIGQDNQGLPINLKNRTYSIGSYPDSVNQLSALSRKKTLGDADSNYFDGEDTSDDELPLALKKIVSHKSRKQ from the coding sequence ATGATGGCTTCGAGAGCGACGGTAGGTCGAATAAAGAAATTTGTGAGATGGTGGCAGCATCACTTTCCATGCGATAGAATTTTAGCTCAAAGGATAACCAAATCCACTGTTAATTCGACTGTTGCATTTATCTTCTGTCTGATCCCGAAGGTGCGGGATCACCTAGGAACAGAGCCAGCGATGCTTCCACTGATTTCAGTAATGGTGCATCCCGGACGGCGTGTTAGTGGAACTATTCAGGGTGCTATCTATTGTATGACGGGGCTAGTCTTTGGGCTGGCGTACGCAATATTTGGCAGATTTCTAGCTCAAAGGTGTTTGGGTAGTACATGGAACACGCTATCCGAGCCCGAACAGTACGCCATGCACTACGAAAGGCTCCAGGCGGCACTAGCTATTTTAGCAGTCTTCGAAACACTGATGCTTTTCTTCCACGGCTGGATGAGATCGGTCTCGCATCATTATTTCGGCATTGTCTTCCCTCTTTTCCTCGTCGTTCATTTCACGTTTATGGCTCCTCTAACGGAGTCATCTGGAGTCATTGCCCAATCATTTAGCTCCCCTTTCTACCTGGGTATAGCAATGTCAATTTTTTGGAATTTGACTCTGTTTCCTGAGTTTGGGAGCACTTTCCTCGGTAATGCAACTATTGACACGCTAAATGAGGTCCACAAAGCTATTGATGAGTCGGTAAGGTTTTTTGTATCGATGGACAACCGAGAAAACGATGACCTGTATAATGGTCCGCCCATTACTTTGTCAAAATTGGTCAAGATGAAATCCACGatttccaagaaagttGGAAACTGCTTGCTTGTGCTGGATGAGTGCATTTACGAGATTTCATATTCGTATCTTTCGCCATTGCAGCTGAAACCTATCATCGACTTGCTTAAACCGCTAAACATGTACATCAACGGCTTGGTCAATGCCTGTCAATTAGAGTTCATTCTCCTCGGCAGCCAGCAGAACATAGAAGGGGATACTATGGATATTGATACCAATAAAGAAATATTGTATGCGGATGCCGCCAAATTACTGAAAATATTGGAGAGGATGAAACAACCTGTCTATGAGTTGCACAGATATATGAGCGAGTGCATCTATATATCGAAACTTATCCTTTCTTACGCGTATGATGTGGACTTAGGCCGCGTTGATACCAATGGCATGTTTGCGGATATGAACCTTCCCACATACAATCATAGGGAAGAGTTACCAGAAGACTTTAATGTTGATGAGCACATCAATAAACTGACTGCAGCGTTGGTAGAGTTTGACGTGACTTTCAGGGAGGAGATGATTCATCTTGACATTGATTTGCTTAATCCAAATGATGAGATGTTTTTGTTGTCTTCATTTCTGATGAATTTCAAACAGTCAACGCAATCTGTCATCTCTATCCTCGAACATGTGAAAAACATTTATTCGACTAGAAAAGCCAGAGAGGAAAAGGGGTGGATTCGAGGTAAATCTTTATGGTCTACATTTCTCAGTGACAAACGGTCATTTAAAATTTGGTTGAAAGGAGGTCGTCCAACATCGAATGTCATCACGGAAAATGAAAGCTTGAAGGGGACTTTCGACTATGATCAATATAACGCCTTGGGCGGGTTGGCGGTCAGGCGGCCAtccaatgaagaagatgatctCCTAGGGCAAAAAAGGTCTaccgctgctgcttcatcaaATAACCAGGATTCTAAGCAACTCCCTGTTTCGACGAGAGATATTGGAGACTCATCTCTTCCTGCAACAAAGGCCAACAAAAAGATTGGATACAAATATTTATCCTATTATCTCACGATGTTCTTAATCTCAGCTGATAAGTTCTACAGAAAGTCTAAGGCTCATTTCAGATTTGGTTTTCAAGTGGCAATTGCATTGATGTTGGCGTCATTCCCCATGTTTGTCCCGAAGATTCGTCATTGGTATGTGGAATATCGTGGTACATGGATAGGTTTCGTTTGCATTCTATGCTTGGAGCCCTCAGTTGGTGGAACCTTTTGGGTTTTCTTTTTGCGGGCTGTGGGTGTCATTTCGGGTTCAGCATGGGCTTACTTGTCCTATGTCGCAGGTGTTAACCAAACCAATCCATATCTTGAGACCATTGTGACAATTTTTGGTGCCGTTCCTGGCTTTTATTTTCTCTTGGGAACCCCGTACGTTAAAGCAGCCATCATTCAGATTATTAGTATCTACATTGTGATGCTGGCAGCTATCCTGCCATCTTCTAATAAGGGCGGTATCTTGGTTAGTTTTGCCAAGAGGTGTTTGGCTGTCGGGTATGGAGGTCTCATTGCTTTGGTTGTTCAGTTAACATTCTTCCCAATAAAAGCTCGAGACCAGTTGAACGAGGAAATTGCCTTTGTTTGTGGATGTATTTCAGAAATGGAGCTACTATATGCATCGGGTTTGGAAGGGGAATCGCTGAAAATTTCTATGACTGATGATAGATATCAAAAGTTTAATCGCATTTCTCAAAGCGCCAAATCAGCTCTCGGCAGGGCAGAGGCATATAAAGGTCTAACTAGGCAAGAGCCTAGATTAAAAGGCGAATATACGGAACTTGAAAACGTTTTTTCTCAGATCATTTTTGTTCAAAGACAGATTCTCGATCGCATGGATAATGTGGCCTTATTGAGGAAACAGTACGGCAGTGGGGTGATAGAGGAGCTCAACAGCGTTGTTTACCCATATAGAAGGCAAATGGTTGCGAGTTTATCGAACTGCATGAGAGCAATCCAAGAGGCGtttttgaacaagacaCCACTGCCTCAGTTTTTGCCAAGCGCTAGAGTAGCTCATAGAAGGCTAATAAACATGGTCAGTAGGGCTCTTCACAACAGGTATAGAAATCAGCTGGAAGCGCTTAAACCTAGAGTCGTCGTTGACAAATTTCGCGACGATGAAAGTAGTGACGTAGAGGAAGGACTAATGATGAAGACCAAGAATAATAGAGACAGGTCACGCAACACTTTGCCCCCACATGAGTATGCATTAAAagaaaagttcttgagTTGGAACGCATCCAGCGCCGCCACCGAAGAGGTGATAGAGTACGTTGAAGAGCTCTTAGATTTGACTAAGATCTTAGTTGGAATAAATGAATTCAAATACGGATTCTTATCAAGACCGCTATACGAAGACTGGGCCGCCGAGGCGGTGGTTGGCTTCAACAACTTTGTCAAGGCCGGAGTAAGCAAGAAATCAGTTAGCGAAAATGAATCTGGCGACGTTAATTCGGCCATATcggaggaggaagaaatatCATCTGGAAGTAGTACATCAAGGGCAGAAGGGGAACAGCCAGTTGCGTTCAATAGCAAATATACAGAAAACAACGGAATCAATCTCGCTCGCATTGCCTCTCACAAAATCGGTCAAGATAACCAAGGCTTGCCGATAaatctcaagaacagaacGTACTCCATCGGGTCCTACCCAGACTCCGTCAATCAGCTAAGCGCTCTatcgaggaagaagactCTTGGTGATGCGGATTCAAATTACTTCGATGGGGAGGACACATCGGACGACGAGCTTCCTTTGGCGTTAAAAAAAATTGTGAGCCATAAATCTAGAAAACAATAA
- the CWC23 gene encoding U2-type spliceosomal complex subunit CWC23 (ancestral locus Anc_1.92): MSLNLNSVFSEKINLYDELEIPVTEGPELVPSSLIKKQYRKLALLYHPDKRPDDPGAIHKFHMLSLATHVLTDEALRATYDEWLQRTLLDGSKVDEQRNELITKLSKLESKARKDETAGQARDLTKIQEYGAMLRKMKHFRIPYGDWRTLNPAALAAEHRTDKHRFYDSSTLRIELRNDLLDAKLSEKSVLCRILSDLFQVKRLYDLFYSSRNDYEHDKSIVAYAVFETTTDSKQVYETWKASPRSPHWGELVLDISPRIPVSYYKNYEKEVELDQHIADLVANSTIVID, encoded by the coding sequence ATGTCTTTGAATCTAAATAGTGTGTTTTCGGAAAAGATAAATCTCTATGATGAGCTGGAGATTCCTGTCACCGAAGGTCCAGAGCTAGTGCCATCCTCGCTGATAAAGAAACAGTACCGTAAATTAGCACTGTTATACCATCCGGACAAGAGACCTGATGACCCGGGCGCAATCCACAAGTTCCATATGCTATCATTGGCAACTCATGTTCTTACTGATGAAGCTCTCAGAGCGACCTACGATGAATGGCTGCAAAGAACGCTCCTGGATGGGAGTAAGGTCGATGAGCAACGCAATGAGCTAATAACGAAGCTAAGCAAGCTTGAATCCAAGGCGCGGAAAGATGAAACAGCTGGGCAAGCAAGAGACCTCACTAAGATTCAAGAATATGGGGCAATGCTaaggaaaatgaagcaTTTCAGAATCCCATACGGTGACTGGAGGACGCTGAACCCCGCCGCCTTAGCTGCTGAGCACAGAACTGATAAGCACAGATTTTATGACTCCTCTACCCTAAGGATAGAGCTGAGGAACGATCTATTGGATGCAAAACTGTCTGAGAAGAGTGTTCTGTGCCGGATTTTGAGCGATCTCTTTCAAGTCAAACGACTGTACGATCTGTTCTActcatcaagaaatgaTTATGAGCATGATAAATCTATAGTTGCCTACGCTGTCTTTGAGACAACAACAGATTCAAAGCAAGTCTACGAGACGTGGAAAGCCAGCCCCAGATCGCCCCACTGGGGGGAACTCGTTTTGGATATCTCACCTAGGATTCCAGTCAGTTACTACAAAAACTATGAGAAGGAAGTGGAATTGGATCAGCATATTGCTGACCTGGTCGCTAACTCGACAATAGTTATAGACTAG
- the YIF1 gene encoding protein transporter YIF1 (ancestral locus Anc_1.93): MSYNPYAYTSNDVSINDRFSHETGGQFASSRERPIMQEAAPQGHFASNSRPAQQDGIPFQNPTTSMAYQLGQSAFTNFIGQQNFSQFQETVTKAAGSSSSLSHYFQVTTSYVLRKLQIIVLPFFKKASWQRIPDTQSQASGSLSFLPPKDDVNSPDLYIPIMGLVTYILVWNMQKGLQGSFNPENLYYKLSSTLAFVGLDLVILKLGLYLLVNVNSPTSSLTELVCYVGYKFVPLTLVLFSPNRPLYISMAAKVYLFIAFGVFLLRSVKFNLFMNANNDMANIKKSTVRKCNYFLFVYGFFWQSVLMWLMA; the protein is encoded by the coding sequence ATGTCTTACAATCCTTATGCGTATACATCTAATGACGTCTCTATCAATGACAGGTTCTCACACGAGACAGGAGGTCAATTTGCATCGTCCCGAGAACGACCAATAATGCAGGAAGCTGCTCCACAGGGCCATTTCGCATCCAATAGCAGGCCAGCTCAGCAAGACGGTATACCATTTCAGAATCCAACGACGTCCATGGCGTATCAGCTTGGCCAAAGTGCGTTTACGAACTTCATCGGTCAACAGAACTTCTCTCAGTTTCAAGAAACCGTCACAAAAGCTGCAGGGAGCTCTTCGAGCCTCTCACACTACTTCCAAGTCACTACTTCCTACGTGTTGAGGAAGTTGCAAATTATTGTGCTTCCctttttcaagaaagccagCTGGCAGCGTATACCGGATACCCAATCGCAGGCGAGCGGCTCACTGTCCTTCTTACCACCCAAGGACGACGTGAACTCCCCGGACCTGTACATACCCATCATGGGGCTGGTCACGTATATCCTGGTTTGGAATATGCAAAAGGGTTTGCAGGGCTCCTTTAATCCCGAGAACCTGTACTACAAGTTGTCTTCGACATTAGCATTTGTCGGCCTGGATTTGGTCATTTTGAAGCTTGGTCTGTATCTGTTGGTGAACGTCAACTCCCCAACTTCGAGCCTGACAGAGTTGGTGTGCTACGTCGGCTACAAGTTTGTACCGCTTACTTTGGTTCTGTTTTCTCCCAACAGGCCGCTCTACATATCGATGGCCGCCAAGGTATACCTCTTTATCGCATTCGGTGTTTTCCTTTTGAGATCGGTCAAGTTCAACCTATTCATGAATGCCAATAATGACATGGCCAACATTAAGAAGTCGACAGTCAGAAAATGCAACTACTTCTTGTTTGTTTACGGTTTCTTCTGGCAAAGTGTCTTGATGTGGCTGATGGCTTGA